Within the Kribbella aluminosa genome, the region TTCGGATCGCCTACCCGTTCCTCGCCGAAGGAGGACTGGGTGCCAACGGCACCTACATCGGCAACGACGTCTTCAGCGGCGGATCGTTCGTCTACGACCCGTGGGAGCTCTACCAGTCTCGTGTCATCACCAATCCCAACGTGCTTCTGGCGGGGGTCATCGGGAGTGGCAAGTCGTCAACGGCCAAGGCTTTGATCACCCGATCCATCGCGCTCGGCCATCGAGCCTATGTGCCATGCGACCCGAAGGGGGAGTGGACCGCTGTTGCAGAGTCCGTCGGGGGATCGGTCATCAAGCTCGGGCCGGGGCTGTCGACGAGGCTGAACCCCCTGGATGCCGGAAGCCGTCCGGGTGGAGTTGCAGACGAGGACTGGGATCGAATCGTTCGGTCGCGTAGACGCGCCTTGTTGGGCACGCTGGCCGAGTCCACGCTCGGTCGGCCACTGTCCGCGGTAGAGCACACCGCGCTCGATCTGGCCGTCGACCGAGCGTCCCGAATTCCGGTGCCGACGATCCCCGATGTTGTAGAGGCATTGTTCGCGCCCGAGTTGGATGCCGGCACGTCAGAGGCTGACAGCCGAGAGCTTGCACACGCGATCCGGCGGCTTGTGCATGGGGATCTCGCGGGTATGTTCGACGGCCCGTCGACAACGCGGTTCGACCCGTCGCTCCCGATGGTGACGCTCGACTCGTCCTGGATCGGTGCCGGTGGCAATGATCAGGCGCTGCGCCTGACGCTCGCATGTGCCTCGTCGTGGCTGGAGGCGGCGGTCACCGACCCTGCTGGGGGGAAGCGCTTCATCGTGTACGACGAAGGGTGGCGTGTCATGCGCGATCCTGCCCT harbors:
- a CDS encoding ATP-binding protein, with amino-acid sequence MRPSTGWFEPTETDRRTRRANRRASRAPQRRTTPAKPTQHPAEQIPAENARLRRRLPLLVDNHRATTRILRIAYPFLAEGGLGANGTYIGNDVFSGGSFVYDPWELYQSRVITNPNVLLAGVIGSGKSSTAKALITRSIALGHRAYVPCDPKGEWTAVAESVGGSVIKLGPGLSTRLNPLDAGSRPGGVADEDWDRIVRSRRRALLGTLAESTLGRPLSAVEHTALDLAVDRASRIPVPTIPDVVEALFAPELDAGTSEADSRELAHAIRRLVHGDLAGMFDGPSTTRFDPSLPMVTLDSSWIGAGGNDQALRLTLACASSWLEAAVTDPAGGKRFIVYDEGWRVMRDPALLRRMQEQWKLSRAWGVSNILIVHRLSDLAAVGDLGSEARALAEGLLADCSTRVMLRQEPDQLARTATLLGLTDVEMSTIAKLPKGRALWRLPSRSFVVQLVRHAREAQLFDTDGRM